In the genome of Aedes aegypti strain LVP_AGWG chromosome 2, AaegL5.0 Primary Assembly, whole genome shotgun sequence, the window gtggcTCTTTTGATCACCTGCTGGTCTACCTACCGTCATATGGTTTGAATGCAACATAAACTGAAGATTTCTATATTAActggtatattttttttcgatcacAAACTGTGCTTGTGAAGTTAAGATTCAACAACTGCTATGACCCTcctcaaacgaaaaaaaatcatactcttGGAGCTAAACAAAGTTTTCCAAACCGACAATGATGAACATTTATAATTaagaacaaaattataacagatGTTATAAACTttgcattttattttcttccattttgtatcgctgcgTTCTATGTCGTTAATTTgattaccgtaaattcgggtgaaattgatcagtagggtgaaattgatcaccgtgccACACGATTTtctttcttcctaatggagcacaaatatcaatgtaacctgcagtgaatgaacgttgtttgtcggaactattgtcgaattgtgtgcaGTGATGTTTTTAGCGTTATAGaatgtttatttatatgaaaataacgcaaaatttcaaaattgtgaatggTGAAGTAATGACAAACATCCATGAACTTCTTGTTCTAAACAAggttttgaacatggtataaacttaaaaatttgtaaggatgcttaaaatatattcccaagccagatttcatcatcaaaacttgtaCCAAATTGctcatttgtttgaaataattgaatttctgttcgaTATCataaaattccttgggaaattgcctacatttaggcgttttccgcgtaattcatcaaattcaatcattcattatttctatgaatattgtattgcttaaaatttggcaagcatattcggattcagagcACTCATGTTCAGTATGCAgagttgttttaaaaactaacaacaatcgtattgacaggtgatcaatttcactccgGAATTGAACACCCCGATTTATTATTTTggagatgatttttagcactaaaatcacatttgttagaaaatttcggtatacGAGCCAATGAACCTCACCATTGTACTTGTTTTCATATACTTATTTGTTAGGCATTGTCAGCATTATTGAAAATAGACAAGGAAAACCgataaaaatgatcaatttcacccgaaattacgctATATTCCATACACCGCTACCCATAACCGAAAAATCAATTCGTTAAGTACTTTTTGACATATAACTCGCTTCGATATATAACAGGTAGCAATCAGTTACGTGTTAAATAAACTGAATCGTTTAattatataataaaattaaaattatgtacGTGGGTTCACAAAACTAACCAGAATATTGTGATGCAAGCACTAATTTAATTATATGATGAAAtaagctccgtaatgccttagagcatttgagcctatgaaaaattaGTTTATTGTGAAAGTGCAATGTGTCGTTGAAATCATTTATACATACTCAACGGTGTAGGAATGCTTAAGTAATCTAtttaaaatagaagattaaaATGAAGGGCACTACCCCATTTGTTTTGATCTTCTCATTGAAAACTCCTCCCATAAGTTGCAAATAACTATATAAGCcaactaaaattcaaatttgaatgttatatttattctgataatcacggccaatgaaaattcgtttaaatatctcagatttacTTTGAATTAGTGAAcctacacattcaaaagggcgaaactccaaaacgggccctacgttgttttttttaattttgcccagacatgcaccttagctatagaaaacgactggtgagcacatatttgatggagatttttttctgataataacggtcaggggagcaccgtggctgGAATATGTTTCCACATTCATGTCTtcatcaattcaaatcaaaCCGGCCATGACTTACTGCACTGCATCGATTTTTCGAGAAGAAAGATGGACGAAAGTGGTTTAACAGGAAAGCAGAAAATTACACTGCTATCGGCATGGGGTTTACTCAAACAAGAAAGCAGCCTCCATGGTCGAAATATGATGTTCCTGTAGGTCTGTATTCCATCGTACAGATGAAAAACTAACCTATTTCTAAAACCATTCTTCAGACTCTTCCGGGAGCATCCCCGTTACCTGCCATACTTTGACTTCAGCTCCGATTCCACCAATTCCAATCTGGCCGATAACAAAAGCTTCCACCTGCATGCTGTGAACGTGATGGGCGCCATCGGAACATTGATAGAGTGTGGTCTCAACGATCCGGAAGTGTTCCGAAAGAAGCTGTTCCACCTCGTGGAAGTCCATAAAGCCCGAGGAGTGACACCGTTGGACGTTCAGCTGTTTAGCGAGATAATAACGGACTACCTCGTGGAAGTGCTGGGTCGTCAAGCGGCCAACTCCCTGGCGGATGCCCTCGGTAAGCTGTTCGATCAATTTGCAGAAGCTTTTGCGTATCAGGACTGACGGGATTTATAGCCGTGCAATAAACCATATCTCGAGATGACAACCATATTGAGATGATTGATTGTATCGGATTAGGTTTCATGCGGGTTTGGGGAAGGGGGTGTCAGGGAGGGGGTTAGTTTTCCACTGCGTGCCGGCAAATGACGTATTTTTCACGGATCGGTTTCTCATTCACGGCGTGGAGATTCAATTCATGCACAAAGCGAATTAAGGTCAATCAATCACATCCGCTCTCGAGAGGATCCATAATGGTAGTGGGGGGTGTGCTTATTATGGAAAAAAAGAATAACGTTTCGAGAAATTTCACATAATGTAATGGTGCCGAACTGTGTCAGCTATGTAGGTCATTTGTGATGACAGTATATGAAGATGGAATTCAATTATAGTTTCCGATAATGAATTATAGAATGTTGCAGAATTTAATGAACCTTAAGAAGTTTCACTCTAATGTAACATATGTATTTAAATTAATGAATGAAATTTATTCATAGCTATGCAAACATGTATCTAAAAACGTTAAAGTATCTTAAAGTAACAATCGAGTCGAAAAATCTGTTTCAATTTGATAACTTAAATCTTGAGCGTTTCCTCAACACTCACGTCCAATTAGGCagtaaaattttataatttatggcCTACTTAGCTTGCCCACACATGTGTTCGCAGAGCAGAAGATTATAGTCGAAGTAACCACTCTACAACGCTTCCATCTAAAAGTCGTTCCTTAAGTACCTAACCTCAATGGTCGTTTGCGGTACAAGTTCATTCAGCAGAAATTGAGCTACGTACATTCCGGCTCGTGGTACGTGATTTCCTCGGGAAAAGCGACTAACAACCACCTTTTTAGTCGCTAAACAGCAGAGAAAGTGAACTTttcagaagaagaaaaaagaaacaaCTTCGCTACCGGAGAGGAAGCTAATTTTAATTAGCATCCAAAGGACGCTGGAGGCCACGATTTAGGCTCTGGAAGGCGCTCGTGCATGCAAGGCGGGTCCTTCGATGGGTTGAAATGTGTTAAGGAGTGAGAGGGCTCTTTCATTGCTTGAAGCAATTTATGCGTAGGAAAAGCAAAAAGAAGCTATTTGCTTTAATGAGTGTTAAGCCATATGCCCCGGAGGGATAGGTGGGAAGATAACGAGGCAATGTTTGTAGGAACCCTGTAGATTTATTCGAAGGCATGCTAATGTGTATCTGGGAGGCAAAGAATGCTGGAATCTATTTCAAAACTGCTGAAAGCATCAACTTTCTTTTTAcgagtttttttaatttcccaGTAGTTTagtgattttgaaaaggtttcagATTTTTCCATACTTATGCTCACTTCTTTTTCAAACGTTTGACCTTTTCCATTTAAATACTGATAAATTCTGTAAAACTCACCGGAACctcattttcaataaaatgtgtACCAAGTGAAGCCATATTAAACATTACTCCCATAAACTCATGTGGTCTTCTCAATTATGCCCAAAAAGAATGATTTTGATCACTAGCACGTATCAAAAAGTTTTTCCCTTCTCGTAGACCAACACTGACAGCAAATATGCTTTCCCTCTTGAGACATCAGACCCTCCGTCCTCACTCGACCTACCTTAACTTTCCGTCCACGGCGAGCCGCTATGGACCGAGACTGACGCCTTAAGGCCTCCAGTGGACTCCCTTTTGCTTATGGATTCGTAGTGCCTCGTCAAGCACGTGTCACTCCCCGGATCCTACAAGGCTAACGTTGAGGGACACCCCCTAGTGATTCTGCTGAACTCCAGTGTTCCACTGTTTGAAGACTGTCAGACGAAACTCGGCAGTAGCAGTTTTGAGTCTGGAAAGTGATACAAAAGGGAAAAATATTAGTAACCAAGAAGGTCAAATATAGCGATGAAAAATTAATCACGAAGATAGGTAATCAATTTCGGAGCGAGCGAGTGTGGTATCGGTTGGAATCTGTCAAAACTAGTGACGTGATAAGGGTTCCTTGGGAAAGCCAATAAAACTCCATAATGCTCCGGAGACTTTGTTTTTCTTCGCCTTCTTTTTGTCTGACAGGACAAATTCTTACAAAGTAAAAGCATTATAACTTtgaaattatcttcttcttccaaACGTATGTCGTAATTCGGAACAGAGCTTACGCTTGACTGACACTTTCACAATTATCAACCTTCACCAAGCCAACATACTTCCCTGCCAATAAATTTGTTTACATATCTGATATTGTAACTACATAAAGTGGATGCTTATTTGGCGATTTCAGCCTGCTAGCATGCAAGTTTAtcagtttgtatggaaatttatttgctaaatttgaCACATAATTTGAACTTCATGTGACACATTTCGCGCCAAATCTTGTTCCGCGCTGGCAGCTGGATGTGTAGACCATGACTATTTTTTGTATGTACGTTAAAAACGGATTGAATTGCAATGTTCTTGAGTCTTCTAGAAATGTagaaggggattttttttaatatcggacaatttgggccggaggttctccgatttgcatgaaattttcaccagaggtagagctcgtggataaaTGACcaaaaaagaaattcaaaaaaaataaagtggcctaatttcccagaaaattctagatgaaatttcacgatttttctatatgcctcaaactttgaaaattcatatctcctgaactatgcatcgtagaacaaaatttttttagtgaaatcgaaaggaaattttctcagcaatctattcaaaatatgaaaagagaaacatttcgcggaaaattttttACTATAGAGAAAATTGTccgaaaaatagcgaaaaaactatcgtccgtatcatgatttttttttataaaatatgttttgttttatcaatccatactcttgagaccaacagtctttaaAATACCAACTGACTAATCACGGCTCTTTATTTTCCAGCATTCGGTTCTTTACAAATGTAAATTGTCCTTAGTTTGAAGTTTACTTATGAGGCGAAACTCATCACATCCATTGCATTAAATAGGATTGAACAACTACACCAACCTTACATTAACATGATTTacatttcatttatatatacaCATATACAACATAACTTGATTCGATATCTATTGATTACATCATAAGgttcaaattgctttataaTATGTTGGGGTTTGGGAGGGGGCATCAATGAAATTGCAGCTGGACGACGAAGTGCAGTGCCAGTCGGAGTCTAGGAGAATGGACCGTAACATCGTTGTATATGGGTACATATATCCAACAATTGAAATGGaattgacgcgcccttcttttAACAAACCATCCCGTCGTGGAAAGCTGGACATACACTGCGAGTCTCATTAGTCTATTGTTGCACTATAATGTTGGAAGTAGATTCTTCTAGCTAGGGTGAAACTATCTGCATACATCTACATTCATACATATACAGTACAACATTTTATAGTAAGACTGAACATCATAATTATATGCGAGAATGACAGTCATTGGCtatgtttataattttaatcaTTAATTCAAAATTGATTACGTACTTTCTGCACCATTTCCTATGATCATCGGAAAGGAACtgcaaatgatatttttaattcgTGTATTTCTTTTTTCAGGATATATTAGCAATATGTATTTGCAGGAAGCCATCGTAAACATTTAGTATGAAATGTCATCGTATatatttttgacgtagaagtacgtctttcttctctatacaggagtgaaattggaatttcaaaaccaagagcgttacgctggcatgaaatattttaaacgttcataacttttcgctggcttaacgaaatttcttgattagcacctcaatcgaaagataagacatcaaagcttcatgtcgtttacttactgaatcccacatacctgtctaaatagtttaataactgttttaaaatagaacgttgatttcaagcaaatctataaataggggtggctagagaaaatttgtcgtcatttgcttttcactctccgattggctcgcatcacagcaggcgacagatcggcttgctctgaccgggcgtgcttctcaggcacagacatcgacagCGATGGACCTCCCGTTTATCGTggttcgctcaaatcaaactgtcgagcgagcgagagaagatgccgtctgaagctaaagccatcaccgctgccgctgcctagaagaagaagagaaagcagtccacaggtgaacttgcggtcgaactgtgaacacggttgggcgagtcattctcgctttgtggttcaccgcttgtttgctttcacccagccatcgtcatcgccgccgcaaatttcatcggccgaggagttgttgacccgcgcttcaaaatttcgactcgtgatgaaatcatcattggtggtcaaaaagcaatcccgttaggagcaaataccagaagccccctgagttttgctggtccgagcagtgttatttatccgtaacaacatcgaggctaacaaagccatcggttcttttcagagccatcaaatctgtggaaaagagttaaaagagaaatatttccgactttatttataacttctaatattcctaaatcaatttcacggcttcatacaaaatttcatttgtcatgaataatttatgactcaaccattttagattgtactcgcggatgctgctgcagtgccgtcggggtgagtgctcaacatttcacaacgattgtaaaatagagtggcttttccaacaacgccttttatgttccatattttgtgggaacactttgattaggaaaattatcccgtgtaacaaaattgcgacgtatttagaatgcttttgataagacattctcattgaacaattgtaataattttggcacccatggatccgaaatttaccgtcataataaagaaaacttttgattatcaatagctcgtattgaatatttagggaatgccaatcattccaacaattcatgttcgaccaatttctcacgtattagtatgctccacaattttcaagtaattccaagcccaacacattattagcacatacccatttcccagattggtcgatcagaaagcgaagagcacaaaagggaggagcatcatctgctattccaaggttataaaacatgctgccttcgtttgattcagtttcattccatttccgctttcgagctggtaagagctccttcgaacttgcttagcgagtagtacctcgctgctagtagcctgctgagctgttaatccagaatctggtttgtgaaatcgctcaagatttcaagattgagctacgtttccagatttcaactaaatccctgtgtacgctactctgttgctgttgtgtacccctgaaatattaagcttgtttgtcgaataaacagagaacttattcacatcttcttcttcttcttcttcttcttcttcttcttcttggcattaacgtcctcactgggacatagcctgcttctcagcttagtgttcttatgacacttccacagttattaactaagagctttctttgccaaagtttccatttttgcattcgtatatcgtgtggcaggtacgattatactctatgcccagggaagtcaagaaaatttccattacgaaaagatcctggaccgaccgggaatcgaacccagacaccttcagcatggctttgctttgtagccgcggactctaaccactcggctaaggaaggccccaacttgttcgcatgcatttgcaactttttcgattttccatacaaaatgaccaactttggtaagttagatctcagttatttatggaaatattttcgaatgaaacattcacagaacatcagatgtaacttgaattttaacatatatatttgaacatttttccaatcacaagtttataagtaataacggtttgactaaactgtaattttcgacgaaaaattcaaaactttttatcttaaaatctgatagccttacacaaaaactaaCTTCAGCAAACtaattcatctcgtcaaaatctacaacttttctgaagataccatgaagctattccttcaatatgtttaattatgtcaatcataaaaaatcgtcaaaaaattcactttagtcaaaccgttactgcttttcaacgtgtgattggaaaaatcactcaaaaacatatgttaaaatttaagttatgtctgatattctgttaaaatttcattcaaatcagtccataaataactgagatatagtttatcaaagttggtcattttgcatgaaaaatcaaaagagttgcagtttttatttctcagcgaagaatcacaccatcaacgaaaatagcgcgaaagcaataaccaatcgcgtgcgagtagcgaacggagtgacgaaacaaccaagcgagagccccaccactcgccatcggtgaaaggagctcgagcaaataaaaccactggttgttctgctcccagctcattcacaaatcgaacggcataacgaacggatcaagtagcggagcagcaaagaagagcgcgtgaaagccacagcagtgtgcgagtagcgaacggaaccagagagcaacgaagcgaaagcaacaactgaaaatcattcagtggacggattagtagtcagcgccaaccggcgacctgttggaaagtaacgccagcaaaatatacaccatctgcctctccttaccattcatattgttttacttgatgaattcaatgaaatggtttggtttggcgatggagcaaagagttattaaggatgattttacttaacaaagagttgttgataaatattccaatcaataagagttgttttgaaaaagttcacttgttatcagaaatttctgctttaccaaagagttgttaatgaaattcctgcagcaaagggtcgagtttttccccacgaatatttccagccaggaccagtcatggaggacaatccatcccgagcatcacggcccccgcttccaaaattctcgagtacggaaattgtaaaattaatacataatgctcatcttgtacatcccttgccaagacatcaatttcatatagcctatttctcagattaacgcaatagactaacatgtagaaaaatttcagatcaatagttgcttattacaattggtcaggaaacagtttattgaacagtatttaaaatctgtcgcaattttaatacattttccaatttccatactcgagaatttaggaagtgttcccccattatatgataaaccAACGAtcctgttagaaataccatacaatgctgagtagcatgatgttattacggtccgacggcgctgcagtggtaaattctcaaattcatgtaattatgtggggtaaattatgtgaaccaaattgtagtataccgcgatatttagatcattatagataaatcagtaaatatcatccaataaacccttttatgaacgtatgttggccctgaaaagggccgattgagcttggatgatgagaccacgagtttaccacgaggcgaaatctagaagcgcggatcggtcaacctagaaatcttgagcgatttcacagaccagatgctggattggcagcttgaagaatgacagctcagcagatttctagcagcgaggtacttctcgctgagcaagttcggaggagctcttaccagctcgaaagcagaattagaatgaaactgaatccgacgaaggaagcatgttttataacctcagaatagcagatgatgctcctcccttttgtgctcttcgctttctgatcgaccaatctgggaaatgggtatgtgccaataatgtgttgggcttagaataacttgaaaattgcggagaatgctaatgcgtgagaaattggtcgaacatgaattgctggaagggttgacattaactaaatattcaataagagatattgataatcaatagttttctttattatggcggtaaatttctgatccatgggtgccaaaattattacaattgttcaatgagaatgtcttttcaaaagcattcttaatatgtcgcaattttgttaaacgtgataattttgctaatcaaagtgttcccacaaaatatggaacataaaagacgctgttggaaatgccactctattttacaattgttgtggaatgttgagcactcaccccgatggcactgcagcagcgtccgcgattacagtctcaaaatgttgagtcataaattattcatgacaaatgaaattttgtatgaagctgtgaaattgatttaggaatataagaagtcataaataaagtcggaaatatttctcttttaactcttttctactaatttgatgaccctgaaaagggccgatggctttgttagctttgatgctcttacagataaataacactgcgggatgttatcagttgattgacatggtcaaacggggaatcctcaactcaaatgtataaatttgagcaagttatttgcttatacgacgaaccgaaagtttcgtgacgtggatggcgcacaacagtaacaggtagtggatcaccgggcttaagtcgaaatctgatgatggcggcgatgacgatggctggatgaatgcaaacaagcggtgaagcacaaagcgagaatgacttgcccgaccgtgttcacagttcgatcGCAAATTTTcttgtggactgcttcctcttcttcttcttggcggcggcagcggtgatgactttggcttcggacggcatcttctctcgctcgctcgacagtttgatttgagcgaagcaagacaaacggggaggtccctcgctatcgatgtctgtgcctgagaagcacgcccggtcagagcaagacaatctgttgcctgctgagatgcgatcgaagcggagaattgaaagcaaatgacgtcaaattttctctagcacccctatttataaatttgcttgaaatcaacgttctcttttaaaacagttattaaactatttggacagttatgtgggattcagtaagtaaacgacatgaccctttgatgtcttgtctttcaattgaggtgccattcaaggaatttcgttaaaccagcaaacagttataagagttcaaaatatttcatgccaacgtaaggctcttggttttgaaattccaatttcactcctgtatagagaaattttattttactttcaaactgtgcggcataatcaaatgcaaacgcattcagttcccgatggttagtgcctgtgctttaa includes:
- the LOC5565859 gene encoding myoglobin; the encoded protein is MDESGLTGKQKITLLSAWGLLKQESSLHGRNMMFLLFREHPRYLPYFDFSSDSTNSNLADNKSFHLHAVNVMGAIGTLIECGLNDPEVFRKKLFHLVEVHKARGVTPLDVQLFSEIITDYLVEVLGRQAANSLADALGKLFDQFAEAFAYQD